One window of Arthrobacter oryzae genomic DNA carries:
- a CDS encoding DUF7059 domain-containing protein — protein sequence MHFTAGNTSDAPRSDLPELLSALATDLLAIGYTVDGVAGLLGESAYSALGRDQLIPALIATEAAAKGDPDAAALAAVVRLWLLAVPQRADVLDAALPGIRTEGLLTLGLVEAPASPGGTGTEAITAKADLRPYGWGGNGSDAPGADLWVASDLAAHQQPGVLRHDHVLGIGQASTTLVQTTIRRPVPRALDLGTGCGIQSFHLLHHSDHVTATDISARALAFTRFNLLLNADALRIDPARLEDRVSLRLGSLLEPVAGETFDLAVSNPPFVITPRSQGEAAADQFTYRDGGLPGDDIVASLVRELPSVLAPAGTAQLLGNWEVAAGTEWQERPQSWAGPDVDAWFIQRELVGPEQYAETWLQDASQSRDRRHYQDAYAAYLDDFASRNVAGIGFGMVFLRRPAAGAARVISRFEEITYPIEQPVGPHLGAAVERADWLAANNLAATHLLVAEDVTEERHQRPGAEHPGVILLRQGAGLRRTNLLSTELAGFVSACDGDLSVGQIIGALEALLGGGDGFDGEAFRNGLLAEVGNLVRDGFLLPA from the coding sequence ATGCACTTCACGGCCGGCAACACTTCCGACGCCCCGCGCAGCGACCTCCCGGAACTGCTCTCCGCGCTCGCCACGGACCTGCTTGCCATCGGGTACACCGTGGACGGAGTGGCGGGGCTGCTGGGGGAGTCCGCCTACTCCGCGCTCGGCCGCGACCAGCTCATCCCGGCGTTGATAGCCACCGAAGCCGCCGCGAAGGGCGACCCGGACGCAGCGGCGCTGGCCGCCGTCGTACGCCTGTGGCTGTTGGCGGTGCCGCAGCGCGCAGACGTGCTCGACGCCGCCCTGCCGGGGATCCGCACGGAGGGTCTCCTCACGCTGGGGCTCGTTGAAGCTCCCGCATCGCCGGGAGGGACCGGCACGGAGGCCATCACGGCGAAAGCCGATCTGCGGCCCTACGGGTGGGGCGGGAACGGCAGCGATGCGCCCGGCGCCGACCTCTGGGTGGCCAGCGACCTCGCGGCACACCAGCAGCCCGGCGTCCTCCGCCACGACCATGTGCTGGGGATCGGGCAGGCCTCCACCACGCTGGTGCAGACCACCATCCGCCGCCCGGTGCCAAGGGCCCTTGACCTGGGCACCGGCTGCGGCATCCAGTCCTTCCACCTCTTGCATCACTCGGACCACGTGACAGCCACGGACATCTCCGCCCGGGCGCTGGCCTTTACCCGGTTCAACCTGCTGCTCAACGCCGACGCGCTCCGCATCGATCCGGCCAGGCTGGAAGACCGGGTGAGCCTGCGCCTTGGCTCGCTGCTGGAGCCCGTGGCCGGTGAAACCTTCGACCTGGCGGTGTCCAACCCACCGTTCGTCATCACGCCCCGGAGCCAGGGCGAAGCCGCCGCCGACCAGTTCACCTATCGGGACGGTGGCCTGCCCGGAGACGACATTGTCGCATCACTGGTCAGGGAACTGCCGTCCGTTCTCGCCCCCGCCGGAACCGCCCAGCTGCTGGGCAACTGGGAGGTCGCGGCGGGCACGGAGTGGCAGGAAAGGCCGCAAAGCTGGGCTGGTCCGGACGTGGACGCCTGGTTCATCCAGCGGGAACTGGTGGGGCCTGAACAGTACGCCGAAACCTGGCTGCAGGACGCCTCCCAATCGCGCGACCGGCGGCACTACCAGGACGCCTACGCCGCCTACCTGGACGACTTCGCCTCACGAAACGTGGCGGGGATCGGATTCGGCATGGTCTTCCTGCGCCGCCCTGCTGCCGGCGCTGCACGGGTCATCAGCCGCTTCGAGGAGATCACTTATCCCATCGAACAGCCCGTGGGTCCGCACCTGGGCGCAGCAGTGGAGCGGGCCGACTGGCTGGCGGCCAACAACCTCGCCGCCACCCACTTGCTGGTGGCGGAGGACGTCACGGAGGAGCGGCACCAGCGCCCGGGCGCGGAGCACCCCGGCGTGATCCTGTTGCGCCAGGGTGCAGGACTTCGGCGCACCAACCTGCTGAGCACCGAACTCGCCGGTTTCGTGTCAGCGTGCGACGGCGATCTGTCCGTCGGGCAGATCATCGGCGCCCTTGAAGCGCTGCTGGGCGGGGGCGACGGGTTCGACGGCGAAGCGTTCCGGAACGGGCTCCTCGCCGAAGTCGGGAACCTGGTCCGCGACGGGTTCCTCCTGCCCGCCTGA
- a CDS encoding NYN domain-containing protein: MSRKSVIFVDAGFLLATGGLRVTGNSLRSAFSVQYKSLADGIQSFVSERDSRDLLRMYWYDAAKDGVFSDEHKRIGLLPGVKVRLGRMSYNGEQKGVDLKLGLDLVGVARNRSADVAYLLSGDDDLAEAVEAAQDLGMKVVLLGIENQGHRLGVTAVAEHLALQVDDIATLPQSLLDRCFAKSAPVVAAYAAASSETGVEVSVSGNGAGPAPGTRPFPGPGMVPALGAVAAEEGEAAADAEAAAGAGTEAAESPAAAARAAASVAAGPTGPSGRPVPTPGPRRVPQDVRPVPAAGAVRREPVYSTATGAPAAQSPWFDLVESAEAVAVSLADNWHGSVSQRELSELLAERPLLPPTIDRVLIKDCAAKIGEAKTDLQDIRKAIRAAFWRRLDELV, encoded by the coding sequence ATGAGCCGCAAAAGTGTGATCTTCGTTGACGCAGGTTTTCTCCTGGCCACGGGCGGTCTTCGGGTCACGGGGAATTCGCTGCGTTCTGCGTTTTCCGTCCAGTACAAGAGCCTCGCGGACGGCATCCAGTCTTTTGTGAGCGAGCGCGACAGCCGGGATCTGCTGAGGATGTACTGGTATGACGCCGCCAAGGATGGCGTGTTCAGCGATGAGCACAAGCGGATCGGCCTGCTGCCGGGCGTCAAAGTACGGCTGGGGCGGATGTCCTACAACGGCGAGCAGAAGGGTGTTGACCTCAAGCTCGGCCTGGACCTTGTGGGGGTCGCCCGGAACCGTTCGGCCGACGTCGCCTATCTGCTCTCCGGCGACGACGACCTCGCCGAAGCGGTGGAAGCCGCCCAGGACCTCGGCATGAAGGTGGTGCTGCTGGGGATCGAGAACCAGGGCCACCGGCTGGGAGTCACTGCGGTGGCGGAGCACCTGGCCCTGCAGGTGGACGACATCGCCACCCTGCCGCAATCGCTCCTGGACCGTTGCTTTGCCAAGTCGGCCCCGGTGGTTGCTGCCTATGCTGCCGCGTCCTCTGAAACCGGGGTTGAAGTCAGCGTGTCCGGCAACGGCGCGGGCCCCGCTCCCGGCACGCGACCTTTCCCGGGGCCGGGCATGGTTCCCGCCCTGGGAGCTGTAGCGGCCGAAGAGGGAGAAGCCGCTGCCGATGCGGAAGCTGCCGCCGGTGCCGGCACGGAGGCCGCCGAATCCCCCGCGGCTGCAGCGCGCGCCGCTGCTTCCGTTGCCGCCGGGCCGACCGGTCCATCAGGGAGGCCGGTGCCCACGCCGGGTCCGAGACGTGTGCCGCAGGATGTGCGGCCTGTTCCGGCAGCCGGCGCCGTGCGGCGGGAGCCCGTGTATTCCACTGCAACCGGCGCACCTGCAGCCCAAAGCCCCTGGTTCGACCTCGTGGAGAGTGCCGAAGCAGTGGCTGTCAGCCTCGCGGACAACTGGCACGGCAGCGTCAGCCAGCGTGAACTGAGCGAACTCCTTGCCGAACGCCCGCTGCTCCCGCCGACCATAGACCGGGTCCTGATCAAGGACTGTGCCGCGAAGATCGGTGAGGCGAAGACCGACCTCCAGGACATCCGCAAGGCCATCCGGGCAGCGTTCTGGCGCCGACTCGATGAGCTCGTGTAA
- the trhO gene encoding oxygen-dependent tRNA uridine(34) hydroxylase TrhO, translated as MALNRIVLFYGFTPLADPDAVRLWQRALCEKLGLTGRILISKDGINATVGGELNAVKQYVKTTREYKGFHGIDVKWSDGGAADFPRLSVKVRDEIVSFGAPGELKVNADGVVGGGTHLKPEELHQLVDAKKERGEDVVFFDGRNAFEAQIGKFKDAIVPDVATTHDFIKELESGKYDALKDKPVVTYCTGGIRCEVLSSLMVNRGFKEVYQLDGGIVRYGETFKDQGLWEGSLYVFDKRMHLEFSEDAKTIGECVRCSAPTSKFENCSNPSCRTLTLYCPDCASSPETLRCPEGCAA; from the coding sequence CTGCGAGAAGCTGGGCCTGACCGGACGCATCCTCATCTCCAAGGACGGCATCAACGCGACCGTAGGCGGCGAGCTGAACGCCGTCAAGCAGTACGTGAAGACAACACGCGAATACAAGGGCTTCCACGGAATTGACGTCAAGTGGTCCGACGGCGGAGCTGCCGACTTTCCCCGCCTCAGTGTCAAAGTCCGGGACGAGATCGTGTCCTTCGGAGCCCCCGGCGAACTCAAGGTCAATGCCGACGGCGTCGTGGGCGGAGGCACCCACCTCAAGCCTGAGGAACTCCACCAGCTGGTGGACGCCAAGAAGGAACGCGGCGAGGACGTGGTGTTCTTCGACGGCCGCAACGCGTTCGAAGCCCAGATCGGCAAATTCAAGGACGCCATCGTTCCGGACGTGGCCACCACCCACGACTTCATCAAGGAACTTGAGTCCGGCAAGTACGACGCCCTCAAGGACAAGCCCGTGGTGACCTACTGCACCGGCGGCATCCGCTGCGAAGTTCTCTCCAGCCTCATGGTGAACCGGGGGTTCAAGGAGGTGTACCAGCTCGACGGCGGGATCGTCCGCTATGGCGAAACCTTCAAGGACCAGGGCCTCTGGGAGGGTTCCCTCTACGTCTTCGACAAGCGCATGCACCTCGAATTCAGCGAGGACGCCAAGACCATCGGTGAATGTGTGCGCTGTTCGGCCCCCACCAGCAAGTTCGAGAATTGCTCCAACCCGAGCTGCCGCACCCTCACGCTCTACTGCCCGGACTGCGCCTCCAGCCCGGAGACCCTCCGGTGCCCGGAAGGATGCGCCGCGTAG